AGCAACAACGCGGCGAGCGGGACGGTGGTGTCCTCGATCTCGTCGCCGACCCGCTGGAACGTCTGGTCGCCGCGGCCCCACGGGTCGTCCAGATCGTCGGTGAGCAGAGGCGCCTCGCCGTCGCGCAGCCGGTGCACGGCCGCCACGATGGCGGCGCCACGCTGCCGGACCACCTCGGGCTTGGGCCCGGCCGGAGGCAGAGCTTCGCGGTCGACGGCGCCGAGCAGCCGGCCGAACTCGCCGAGCACGAAGGTCCGCTCGGCGGCGTCCGGGCGCAGGGCGACCACGTAGTCGTACTGATC
Above is a genomic segment from Actinoplanes ianthinogenes containing:
- a CDS encoding phosphotyrosine protein phosphatase, giving the protein MGNICRSPMAERLLDRAVRDRAGGTEEQLVRSVSAGTGGWHEGEEMNPPAARQVRARRGTDAGFLARKLRGDFIDEADLILTATADQYDYVVALRPDAAERTFVLGEFGRLLGAVDREALPPAGPKPEVVRQRGAAIVAAVHRLRDGEAPLLTDDLDDPWGRGDQTFQRVGDEIEDTTVPLAALLLP